The DNA region CGGTCGGCGCCGGCGGCTTCCCGACCGTGCAGATGAAAGCCGGGTCGATGGTCAAGCCCGAGCAGTTCGTCGCGGTCGACGACTACACATTCCGCGTCGACTTCCTGAACAAAGACCGGCTGACGATCCCCGACATCGCCACCATTGTGCCGAGCATCTACAATTCCGGGCTGCTCAAGAAGCATGCGACCGAGAAAGATCCCTGGGCGCTCGAATACACCAAGAACAACACCGCCGGCGGCGGCGCCTTCAAGGTGACAAGTTGGAAGCCCGGCACGGAGGTTATCTACGAGCGCAACGACGCCTGGGTCAGCGGTCCGTTGCCGTCGCTCAAGAAGATCATCTGGCGCATCGTTCCCTCCTCGGGCAACCGCCGCGCACTGATGGAACGCGGCGACGCCGACATCTCCTTCGATTTGCCGAGCAAAGACACGGCGGAGATGAAGAAGGAAGGCAAACTCGCGATCATCGCCAACCCGATCACCAACGGGATGTATTCGGTCGAACTGAACGTCAAGAATCCGCCGTTCAATAACGAGAAAGTCCGCCAGGCCGTCGCTTACGCGCTGCCCTATCAGAAGATCATGGACGCGGCCATGTTCGGCCTCGCTATTCCGCTGTTCGGCGGCGCCTCGAACACCGTCACCAATACCGACTGGCCGGCCAAGACCGGCTACACCACCGACATCGCCAAGGCCAAGGCTCTGATGGCGGAAGCGGGAGCCGCCAACGGCTTCGAGACCACGCTCTCCTTCGACCTCGGCACCGCCGATATCTGCGAACCGATCGCCGTGCTGGTGCAGGAAAGCCTCGCCCAGATCGGCATCAAGACCACCATCAACAAGGTGCCGGGCTCGAACTGGCGCAGTGAGATGGCGAAGAAGTCGATGCCGCTGATGATCAACTTCTTCTCCGGCTGGCTGGATTATCCAGAGTACTTCTTTTTCTGGTGCTACTCCGGACAGAACGCGATCTTCAACACGCCGAGCTACCAGGACAAGGAGATGGACGCCTTCATCGACGGCGCCCGCGCTGCGGCGGCGACCGGCGACAAGGCAAAGTACGAGAAGGACGTCATCGGCTTCATCTCCAAAGCCTACA from Pseudolabrys taiwanensis includes:
- a CDS encoding ABC transporter substrate-binding protein, with product MKRRDFLQSAGAVAAASAVSAPAVFSPAKAQSRKETLLLVSENGPNNLDIHGVGTNRPGYEVSWNCYDRLIVNDKKKLADGTLSYDRDKFKLELADDMVTGDMNVTFKLKKNAKFHDGTPITAKDVKWSFDRAVGAGGFPTVQMKAGSMVKPEQFVAVDDYTFRVDFLNKDRLTIPDIATIVPSIYNSGLLKKHATEKDPWALEYTKNNTAGGGAFKVTSWKPGTEVIYERNDAWVSGPLPSLKKIIWRIVPSSGNRRALMERGDADISFDLPSKDTAEMKKEGKLAIIANPITNGMYSVELNVKNPPFNNEKVRQAVAYALPYQKIMDAAMFGLAIPLFGGASNTVTNTDWPAKTGYTTDIAKAKALMAEAGAANGFETTLSFDLGTADICEPIAVLVQESLAQIGIKTTINKVPGSNWRSEMAKKSMPLMINFFSGWLDYPEYFFFWCYSGQNAIFNTPSYQDKEMDAFIDGARAAAATGDKAKYEKDVIGFISKAYNDVPRVPLFQPMLNLATQKNISGYCYWFHRQVDYRSLVKA